GAGTTGGGTTTTCACAGCGTTGCCGTGAGGCAGAAAGCGTAGTGCGGCCAGGACTCAAGCGGTCAGGCTGGGTCATGGGGAGGAGCAAGCGGAGGCGCTCGGGGTGTGCTGGCGGTGAACGGGGGCCGCCAGGCGGGGCCTCCCGGCCTGTGTGGAACAGCTCCCGGGGAGCGTTGAGTGAGAGGTGGGCGCTCCTTAGACTCGGCAGGGTCCTGCTTAACACGCTTGCTTTCGAGGGAAATCCTCTGTTCAGTACCAGTGCATTACAGGCCCGTTCAATGCCTCCTCCCTTGCCCTCGGTGTGCGGGACAGGGCTTAGGGGCCCTGCCAGCCCACCTCCCGCCCTTCCCCAAGGCCCCCTCACGCCGGCCCTGACCCGCAGCAGCTTCTGGGTTTTGTGTTGACTTTTCTTCTGTTGGGGCGGGAGTCGGGGGAGTCAGGTTTATTGGAGCATGATTTACAAAACCTACAAGTCACCATTTTTAAGTTTATGGTTCCGTGGGTTTTGGCCAAGGTGCACAGGTGTGTAATGACCATCGCAGTCAAGGCGGAGGGCAGGTTTTTATTTGTGACCCTGAAGGAAAACTTGTGCACGTCTGCTTTGTGCAGTCTGAAGGCCCTGCCCTGCCACGCGGGGGGCCTGGCCAGCGCGCCGCCGGCCGGGGCACCTCCTCCTTGCCCCCACGTTGCGAGGGTGCAGGGTGGTCACTGCCCCCTGGACTTCCAGCAGATGAGCCACTGAGCAGTTGCTGCACTTCCGCAGACGCACgtgggcccctccccaggggagggCCTGCGCACGTGGCGCACAACTGCCACCAGTGGCTGTTCATGTGGACCAATGCCAGGGCGTGCGAGACCTCATGAGTGTCGGTGGGCCTGGCCGTCTGCGTGGCTGTGACCCCCCCTTCTCCTGCAGTATCCCCACTTCCTGAAAAGAGAAGGCAACAAGCTTCAGATCATGCTGCAGCGAAGAAAGCGGTATAAGAACCGGACCATCCTGGGCTACAAGACGCTGGCGGCTGGCTCCATCAACATGGCCGAGGTGAGCCAGACCTCgcttctctgccctcccaggaAGGGCATCCCTGCAGGTGCCCTGCCCCACGCTGCCCCCGGAGCCCCTCAGCCCTTCCCCAGCGCCTCCTGTGTCCCCTCAGGCCCtcactgcccacctgcccacccaggAAAAGCGCCCTGGTGCTCTGGCTCggcccctcccagctgcctccgCCTCGAGGGACGCTCAGAGCAGTCAGGGTGCGTGGAGTGCGCAGCTGGGTGTGAGTTTCTCTGTGGTGCGATCAGGCCTTAGCCAAGCCTCCTGGCCCTTGGACCACAGAGTAGTGCAAACAGGTGGGGCCTGGACTCCACTGGGCCCTGGCTGTGCCCTCCACTGGCCCAGGGGCTCTGGCCACCCTGGGCTTCCTACCTGCAGGCTGTTACTGGGCTCAGAGGAGGCTCAAAGTTGCCGCTTTGTCCTCACTGGCCATGCAGGCTCTGTCCTTCAGGGCGccgccagcccagcccagaggcccAGTTTCTCTTCCATCCTCCTCtgtaaaggagagagaagagtagGTGTTCCTGGGGCTCCTACTGTGGTTCCAAGAGGGTCggccccaccacccacacccacaccccactGCCTAGCTGAGTCCTCACCCATTTGCCCTTTGTGGTCCCTCCTGGACACGGGTCCCTAGAGTGGAATCCCGAGGGTCTGGGCTGGCCCACAGCACGACCTCACACTGCTGCTGCCGACCACCCCCCCGCCTCCGACAGCCCTCAGTCCTTAGGGGCTGAGCCTGCCGCTGACCTCACCAGCTCAGCCCCGCATGCTCCCTCTGGACCCATCCAACCTTCTCCCGGGTCTCCTCTTGACCTCCTGCCCCCTGCTCCAGAGCTTGCCCCGCTGAGGTGTGGCCCCTTAAGTCAGCACTGACAAAAGCCCGTCAAAAACCCTGACATGTGCATCTGCGCGTTGGGGGTTCTGGGGCGCTGGCCCTGCTCCAGTGTGCTTCCAGAACCATGCCCTGCCTGCAGGTGATGCAGCACCCTTCCGAGGGTGGCCAGGTGCTGGGCCTCTGCAGCGACATCAAGGAGGCCTCAGTCAAGGTGGCCGAGATCTGGATCTTCTCCCTGTCCAGCCAGCCCATTGACCATGAGGACAGCACCATGCAGGCCGGCCCCAAGGCCAAGTCCACGGGTGAGTGCAGCGACAGGCAGCGTCTCTGCCACGCATACCACCTCCTGGCTGCCATCCTGCAGGCTGAGAAGTCAGGGAGGGGATGTCAGGGAGTGCGGGCTGTTCTCCGGGCTTCCGGTgtccaggcctctgccctcacacTGTGACATCGTCAGTAATCAGGTCTGGGGTCGACCACAGTGCCTTCCAGGGTCTGGGCACAGTCCTGGCATGGGCTGTCGCCTCCGCCACAGTTGTCACTGTCCCCTGAGGTGAGGAAGGGCAGATGGGGACCCAGTCCAGCACAGGACCCAGGCTGACCCCCATGATGGGCAAGGAGGGCCGTGGCGGCCAccgtgaggtgggggtgggcatgtGGCGGTGGCAAATTGCAGCCGCCTCCGCCCCCATCCGTCCACCTGCCAGGGCCATCTGGCCTCCGTCCCCATGGCCGCTGGGCTGTCGCGGTTCCCTGCACGACCAGGGGCCATCACGAGGGCACCCCTCATTGCCGGGACACCGGCCGGAACCTCAAGGAGCCCTCCATTCCATGTGCTCGCTCCGCAGATAACTACTCCGAGGAGGAGTACGAGAGCTTCTCCTCTGAGCAGGAGGCCAGCGACGACGCCGTGCAAGGGCAGGTAACCGGGGCCGGCGGGACACGCTGGCCTCAGGGCTCCTGCCTAGACCCCCAGCAGCTGCGCAGCCCCCAGTGGATGGGCCCAGGACCCTCCAGAGCTACCGTCAGGAGCGCAGCACGGGGCGTGAGAGGCTGGGAGCCTGGCCCCCATGTGCCGAGCCTCGTTCCCCTGTCCCCCGTCCCCCGTGCCCTGTTCCCCGTCCCCGGAGCTGGGAGTGCGTCAGCAGACAGCTGGGGCGCCtgggagcccagcccctccctgagccGCCCAGGGAAGCCGCACATCCATGGGTGGTGGGAGAGGGGTCCCAGGGGCACTATGCGGGCAGCCCCAGGCTCAGGCACTGCACATCTCTGCAGGATTTGGACGAGGACGACTTTGATGTGGGGAAACCCAAGAAGCAGCGGCGATCGCTAGTAAGAACGACGTCCATGACCAGGGTCGGTGGAAACTGGTTTTACTAaccctgggggggagggggggcgggcCTGGGTGGGGGCACTGGGGCGCTGGCCAGTTGAGCTCTCAGGAGGGGTGGGTCAGGACCTGAGGCACCCATCCTGGGGTCACAGTGGGTACCGTGCCGTTCCCAGCAGCCCAGCTCTATGGCTTCTCCTGAGGTCCAGTCTTTCCCCAAATATTGTGTGAGGGCAGGAGACTCCAGGCTATGGCCCTGCCCTGGAGGGGTTGCGAGGCGTCCGGCTATTGTCAGAGCCTCACTGGCAAGCGGGAGCCAGGTGGGGCGTCCCTGTGCCACAGGCCTAGAGGGCAGTGGGCAAGGTGGGCTGCCTCCTCATTGCCCAGGCCCCTGCCTTTTTGGCCCAGACACACCCTGTGTGAGGCCTGCACCCTGTTTCTGTTCTGGGCAGGTGGCCTCAGGGGCTTATCCTCCAGGAGGCAAGTCCAGGCAGGGGCCACAGCCCATCATGGGATGTCCACCACTGGGCACCCAGGGCTCCTGGAAGAGCTCTCGGTGCTGGGCCATGGcctcaggccaggccagggcgGAGCGCGGCCAGGGAAGCCCCCAAAACCTTGCCCCTGTCTGGCGGTGCTGGGAAGTCATGGGTGGTCCCGATACATTGAGTGCAGTGCATGTTCTGGGCCATGTTCACAGCCCACACCTGCTAGGGCAgctctgtctgagcctcagttccagGACCCGGGTGCCCAGCTTCTGCAGTGGGGAGTGTGGGTCTCCCTTTGTAGGGTCAGCCTCTGAGGGTGGCTGAGTGACCATCTTGGTCAGCGGCCAGTGGCCAGAGCTGAGCCTCTGCAGTGCAGGGCGGCACCGGGGCCAGGTGGAGCTTGGGCTCTCACTGAGCCCCTGCCAGCAAGTCCCAGGGAGGAAGGGCCGGGCAGCCTCATGTGCACGGAGGCTTCTGGAAGAGCCACAGATGTGGCACACACCCTCCACCTGGTTCCCCTCACCAGCTCTGGGCTGTCAGCTCCGCCTGGGTCCTCCTTAAAGTCTGGCCTCAGCTGTAGGTTCAAATGCTGATGAAAACACTTACCGCTGTTCAACTGCTGAGAGCCACAGGAGGGTCCACCAGCGTCGCGGCGGGTCTGAGCTGGGGCCGCAGCAGCCCGGGCGCCGGCCTCGCCATGCTTTCCTGGGGGAGGCAGCTGCTTGGGTTCTGACCCTGCTCTGCTTGTCTTGCAGCAACAAAACTTCAAGCAGAAAGTCGTGGCTCTGCTGCGGAGGTTTAAAGTTTCCGATGAGGTGAGTGAGTGCCCCCCCCACTCAAGGCCCACGGCGTCCTGTGTCGGGGGAGGGCTCTGGAGGCCAGTTCTGGGCgaggtcctggctctgctgctgctgtCCTCGTGGTCCTCTGAACATCGCTGTCCTTGCCCAAGAGAGTGGGTGATGGTGGTGCCCCCAACCCCGGGGACCCTTGAGGGGCCAGCAGGGGCCCCAGGAGGTGCCACTATGTTGCCTGAATTACAACTTGATGAACAGACCTGGAGGAAGGCCAGCATTGTCTCTGGGGGTGACCAcgggtttttctgtttgtgttttttcgttgttttttttttttttatataagttgattttaatttttagaatagttttaggttcacagcaaaactgagcaggaaGTGGAGTCTCCATGTGCCCCCGtcaccacacacacagcacccctcccccaccatcaatatactgtgtgttttaaaaacctttttttaggagggagggtatagttcaagtggtagagtgcgtgcttagcctgcacaaggtcctgggttcagtacctccatggaaaaaacaaactaaataaatgtaattacctcccccctgcaaaaaaagaaagaaagaaagaaagaaagaagaaatttcttttagCCTTTTCTCAGTCTCCaaattttctatgagtttgtatAACTTTTACAACCAGAAGAAAAATACCCTGTTGTTTTTAATGTGATCAGAAGAAAATCCGTCCCCAGGTTCtggaccccccctccccccggccagGAGAGGTGGCGTGTAGGTGTCTCAGCCCCAGAGCGCTGTCCTCTCACGCGGTCACGACAGCATGGACCCCGCGGCTGAGCACCCACACACAGGGAGGCTGTGCCCTCAGAAGCAGCAGTGGCGGGGCCAGCAGCTCGCTCTAGACACAGGTGCTAAAGGCAGGCCCGTCTCGGCCACAGTCCTCCCCAagctgatctacagattcaacacgaGTGCTGTCCGATCTCCAACGCCTTGCTGCAGAAATCAGCCAGGTGGTCCTAACCCTCATGCCTAAAGGCAGGGGTCCCGGGATAAGCAAAGCAGTCTtgacaaagaacaaagctggaggactcgCCCCTTCTGTTTTCCAAACTTGCTCAAAGCTACCGTGACCAGACGGCGTGACGGGGCAGTGAAGGAAGGTGGGGTCCAGATACAAACCCTTCTGTTCGTGGTCAGCTGGCTTTCGACAGGATGCCGAAAGCGTTCCGGGGGGTGGGACGGGGTGGGGATTGGCCTTTTCAGCAAATAGTACTGGAACAGCTGGAACTCTGCCAAGGAATGAAGTGGGGCCCTACCTCACGCCGTGCACAGAAGTAACTCCCAGTGGGTCAGAGGCCGACGCGTAAGAGCGAGAACTATggaactctcagaagaaaacctAAAAGTGAGTCTTTGTGGCCTGGGTCAGACAACAGTTTCTAGGATACGGCGCCAAGAGCACCAgcgaagaaagggaaaaaaggcaagtGGGGCTGCACTGAGGTTTGGAGCCTCCGCGCTCCGGGCAGAGGGCGGAGCGGCAGCCCGTCGGACGGGGGAAGGTTGTCTGCACATCGCACAGCTGACAAGGAACTTGCGTCCGGAATGTGTGAAGAACTCTGACAGCCCCAAAACAAAGCAGtgcaatgaaaaattaattgttcactttaaaaatcGGGCAAAGGCTCTGACtaggtatttttccaaaaaagaaatgcaaaaagccaataagcacctgaaaagatgctcgtCGCCTCCAGGCATCAGGGAAGGCAGGTCAGGGCCACCACGAAACACCACTTAGTACCCAGCAGGGTGGCTGTCGTCAACGCGGAAAATcggtgctggagaggctgtgtcGTGACTGGAACCCTCACACGTGCTGGGGGAGcagaaaatggtgcagccactttggaaaacaggctcgcagttcttcaaaaagtgaAATATGCCTGCCAAACGCCCAGCAGTCCCACGAGAGATGGTCACAGAAGCTCCGTGTGGAGCAGCAAACACAGAACGGCCCCAGGTCGTCCTTTCCGTACATGCATCACGCCGAGCAAGAGAAGGCTGCCGCCATGTGATTGCAGTTCTGTGCCGTCCTGCACAAGACCTGGCGCCCGGGGCCTGGGGGCACTGTGAGGGGGCAGGGGCGCCCTGGGGAGGGCAGCCTTTTCTGGCCTGATTGTGATGGTGCCACGCAAAGGCTCACACTGTGTTTGTGTGTTAAAGCACTCTTCTGAGACCTGGGAAGGACAGCCACACCGTGCCCAGCACCCCGTGACCTAAGGTCCCCCAGGGACACCTCTGGGTCTGGAATAACAAGACTGGAAGAAGGGTGCTTGGTGGCTGTGCACCCGTCTGTCCTGCAGACGCCCCTTCCTGCCAGGCCAGCCTCACCCGTCTGACCTCACTGTAGGTCCTGGACTCGGAGCAGGACCCTGCAGAGCATGTCCCCGAGGTGGAGGAGGACCTGGACCTCCTGTACGACACGCTGGACATGGAGCACCCCAGCGACAGCGGCCCCGACATGGAGGACGATGACAGCGTTCTCAGCACCCCCAAGCCGAAGCTCAGgtgggcgccgccgccgccctcgtCTGCTGCCGCGCGCGGGGGACACAGGGCGTGGCCACCTGCCTTCAAAGCAAGGGCCAGCCCAGGAGGAGGTCCACGCAGCTGGTTGTGCAGGTGTCGGGGCCAGAGGGAAGTGGGGTTTGGGGAAGCAGGCCCTCGGGGGCGGGGAGACACAGGCCCTGAGAGAGCTCCTGGGGAGCGAGAAGTGGCAGAGTCGCAGTGTCGCGTTTGCTTTTGGGAATGTCTCTCTGGAATCTGCTGGGAACACGAAGAGGGAGACCAGTGAGGGGGCGGCTGAGGTCAGCCCTGTGGGGGCCGCTGagtcggggagggaggggcgggctggGAGGTTGTGTGGGAGGCCAGGGCTCTGGGCGTGGGGCTAGTGGGAGGTGGGCTGAGCTGGGGGTGCTGGCTGGGCCGTCCCAGGAGGGGACCAGCGCATGCGGGGCCGCAGGGCTCCCTGTTCAATAGGGAGGCAGGCCTGCTGGGAGCCTCAGAGGGTGTCCGCCCCAAAGGAgtcctggggaaggtggggagccCGGAGGCcgggctgggcaggaggagggaaggtcTGAGTCAGAGTCAGGAAGGTTTGTGGACCCTTTGGTTTTCAAACTTCTTAAAACAAGCATCAGcaagacacagaagcacacacaAGAAAGGGGTGTGCCATGTTGTCACGTGCCCCCAGCCCATACTGCTGCCTCCCAGACCTGTGCCGGCCTGGCCCCACCTCAGGCACCAGTTCCCTGGGCTGCTGACCGGTGCCCAGTTACTCCTGGAGTTTGGCATCAGGTCAGGGTGTTGGCCGCTGGcctcctgggggctctgggcaCTGGTCTCAGGCTCGGCCAGGTGGGTGTAGAACAGGGGTCCCGCTTCAAGGCCAGCATGTGCAGCCACGGTCCTCAGTCTGCGGACCCCTCTGATCTCCCTTTCCCTTCGCCGGAGAAGGTCTCGACCAGCCCCTGTTACTGCAGCTGCCGGCTGGCCCAGGCCGTCCCCCTCACCTCCCCGCCTGTAGCTCCGTGGCGTCAGCTGCACCTGTGGAGTGAGTCCCTGGCCGGCAGGGTCCCAGTCCTGCCTGTCGCTCACGGTGGTCACGTTACCACGTTCCCCCCACGGCTTTACCGTCAGTAGTCCCGCCCCTCATTTTAGCTGGACCTTAAGTCTGCCGCCTGCGTGTCGCTACCTGCTGGGCGGGACGTGCGACCTGGGTTTGCCCGTGCCTGGCAATGGCGTCCTCACTGGGCTGTCCGTGTGCTCCTGTGTTCCTGCCAGCTGGCCGTGGGGCCCCAGGGCTCCACTGGACACCCCTCCAGCAGGGCTGTCCTGCAGTTGCTGTCCGTGCTGGCCGCCCTCCAGGGCTAGAGCTGACATTGGATGGGGTTTCGGGGTACAGGTCTTCTCAGCTGCTCTGAGGGTGGATGGAGGAGCTAGGGGGCAGTTGGCGCCCAGTGTCCTTGCCTATGCCGTGGTCCTCCAGGGTGGGGGCCCTGCTCTgcatcccaccccccaccaggcCCGGTGGCTGCACCTTcagtggggaggggactgggatgaccccttctctgtccccaccacTCAGGCCGTACTTCGAAGGCCTGTCCCACTCCAGCTCGCAGACAGAGATCGGAAGCACCCACAGCGCCCGGAGCCAGAAGGAGCCTCCGAGTCCGGTGAGCGGCCCGGACTCAGGCAGCCCACACTCCCGCCGGGACCCTCGGGATGTCCCGGTCCTCTCTGCCTGTCGGAGTCACTCGGGGTGCCACTTACACATGAATCAGTGCTGGACAAACCTGAAGCTCAGTGCACTTTTGGGTTGTTCCCTGTCCCCTGCCTGCAGCTGGGTGACTTTCCTGGGGCAACCCCAAGCCCACGGTCAGGAATCCCAGCCAGTCTCCCCAAGCTGTCTCTGAGCCTGGAACCCCCTGCCCAAAGGTGACGCAGTCTCGGCACCCCCGTTGAGCTCAGCCTGACTCCTTTCCATCCTGTCCACACAGGCCGACGTGCCCGAGAGGACGCGGGCCCTGGGAGGCAAGCAGCCAAGTGACAGCATCTCCGACTCAGTGGCCCACGTAAGCAGGCAAAGGGCCATGCTCACGCCTGTGGGCCGGCACAGAACCCACTTACAGGCTGCATTCAGGGTCTGACCCCTGACCGGGCAGGGCAGGCTCCACAGGCAGGTCCTCTTGCTTCCACCGCCCAGGGCCTGTGTGTAGAACCACAGTGAGGGGCCCCCTGGAGTCACCCCCATCCCAGGAGCGGTCAGAGCCCTGTCCACGTGCCAGGAGCTGCCCGCCCGGTAGAGGCCTGAACACCCTCTCCCAAACCAAGGCCCCTTGGGCACAGGAGTGTGTCCCCACggttccctcctctgcccctcagaGCGCACCCCCCGCCGGGGAGCAGCCAGCGCAGCCCGAGGAGAGCCCGGAGGTGGAGACCCCTGCGCTGGACGTGTTCACCGAGAAGCTGCCACCCAGCGGGCGGATCACAAAGACAGAGTCCCTGGTCATCCCCTCCACCAGGTGACCGGCCGCTCCGGGGAGGCAATGCCTACATGGGCCAGTGCAGGAGGGATTGTGGATGCCCCACTGGGTCGGGGCCCATCTGACTCAGTGAGAATCACTGGGGAAATACACGGGTCTCCAGGCCCATCCCTGGATGTCCACGTTGGACCCCCACACCCCTCCGTCTGCAACTAGCCACCTGCAGGTCTGACTGGGCCGAGGTGCGGCTGCCTGCTCCGAGGGCAGGGACAGTCCCGCTGTCCCTCTCTCCCGTTCTCCTGGACCTGGCCCTCAGGTCCTGTGGGGCCCATGGGCGAGGCTCCAAGGAGAGTGGGCCCAGCACCCGTGCAGGTGGGCACAGCCCTCAGGGAGCGGGGTGGCGTCCAGCACGGGGCCTCTGTGGGGCGGGTGGCGGGGCCGGGGCCCCAGGGCCCCGCCTCCCGGGGGGGCCCAGGGCTGGCGAGCAAGCATCAGAGCTGGAGTCTGAGTTGTGGGGACTTGGTGGCTTCCTGGTGGAGGACAGTCTTCTGGGTCTGTCACGTGCCCTCTTCAGCCCTCTGATGCCCTGGTCAGATCTGGGCCACAGCCCTCGCCCCCGCtctgctgccccttccctgggtgCCCGGGGTCACTCCTTGCCAAGGCTAGCCACGGGGCCACAGTCCCGGGCAGCTGACACTCACGTGTTGCATCAGGCCTCACGCCCTAGTTTCAAAGTGTGTGTGCCCCACGTCAGCCCTTCACCCCACAATCCGCCCTCGCTGCCCACCACCTGCCCCGCCACCCCGTGCAGATCCACTCACAGGAGAAACGAGAAATAAAACCCAGCATGAACCCAGCGTTCAGTATTGAACCCTCCCCCTGGATTTTCACCCGATGGGAGCCCCCGCCCTGGGCACGAGAGTCAGCCTGTTTCTGCCAGACCTAGGTTTTGTTTCTGTGCAGGATTTTTCCAGAAGCAGTGGCTCTGGGTGCTGGCATTTACCTGGTGGGGGTGCACAGAGGCCTTTGTCAGGACAGAGGGCTACCTGAGTGCCAGGATGCCGGCACTGGCCTGCACCGGGCTTGTCCCAGGGTGGTGGTCTGTCTTCACAGGGCGCCCTGAGGTCCCTCGTGTCTGCCCCGCTCAGGACAAGGAAGCAGCTGTGGATGAGGCCCCACTCAGGGTACCCAGGGGCCAGGGCACAGGCTGGACCTTAGGCCGTGGCTGCCGGGCCCCCTGAGGTTGGGCTGTGTGGCCTAtggccctgctgccctccagCCGACACTGACCGTCCTTGGCTGTCCCCACCGCTGAGTGGCCCCCTTCCCTGGGGCAGTGAACGTGcctgccccagcctgccctgtCCCCCACAGGTCCGAGGGGAAGCAGGCTGGCCGCCGGGGCCGGAGCACGTCCTTGAAGGAGCGGCAGCCGGCGCGTCCACAGAACGAGCGGGCCAATAGCCTGGACAACGAGCGCTGCCCGGACACACGGAGCCACCTGCAGGTGCGGGCGCTATGGAGGGCGGGCGCCCGCTGGGGGCCGGGACCGGGGCCACCCTGGGGTGGACCCCACGCTCTGCCACCTGGCCGGCTGGGCTGCAGTGGCCCCACAGTGTCTTCAGCCCTGGGGCCGCTGTCTAGAGCCAGGCTGTGTATCTGAGTGTGGGCGGGGCTGGgcttccctctctgctcccaggtGGCTGCTGGGGGGTCAGGGGGCAggtgagggggcgggggcggcacCCCTTGTGCTGGGCATGGACGGCCCTGTGTCTCCAGATCCCCAGGAAGACTGTGTACGACCAGTTAAACCACATCCTCATCTCCGACGACCAGCTTCCTGAGAACATCATTCTCGTCAACACCTCAGActggcaggggcaggtggggaggggctggtgtcCTCCCTGCAGGCCGAGCGGGAAGTGGCGGTGCCTCCTCTCTGtaggatgggggcggggggtcTGGCCAGCATCGCCTGCTGTGGATGGCTGCCCCGGCCTGCTCCCAGGCGGGCTGGTGGTGGCTggctcagaggctccccctctcccctgcctcccagttCCTCTCCGACGTCCTGCAGCGGCACACACTCCCTGTGGTGTGCACGTGCTCTGCGGCTGACGTCCAGGCGGCCTTCAGCACCATCGTCTCCCGGATACAGAGATAGTGAGTCCTGCTCTGCCCCTGACCGCCCAGTGGCATCGCTGCCCAGGTGTCCGTCGGGGCCTCTGCGCTCCACCCTGCATGGGGCTCTGCCTGTAGCCCCACAGGCTTCCTGCAGCCCTgtcttctctcagaactgggtGGGTGGCTGGAGCAGTGCTGGGGGCGCCTGAGCAAGGCTGGCAGAACTGCCCACCCTGCGTGGGGCGTCCGCTGTCTGGGAGGCCTGGGTTTCAGTGGCCCCATCATAGTGGTGAGCTGTGGGACAGGCCCTGAGTTCAGGGGGAGCAGGGGAGCCCTGGGGCCCCTTCGGGCTCAGTGAGGCTGGTCCTCGCTGCGAGGACGGCTCCCTGAGGTGTCTGTCCCCTCTCGTCCTGCCGCCACCGACCGCAGCTGCAACTGCAATTCCCAGCCCCCGACCCCCGTGAAGATCGCGGTGGCGGGAGCGCAGCATTACCTCAGCGCCATCCTGCGGCTCTTCGTGGAGCAGCTGTCCCACAAGACCCCCGACTGGCTGGGCTACATGCGCTTCCTCGTCATCCCGCTGGGTGAGGGGCCGGTGCCACGTGGGGGATGCTGCCAAGCTTGATCCTGCAACATGGTTGCCCCAGAGGTGTCCACGCCCCGAGGGCCCCGCAGTTAGGATAACTCATTGCCGATTTTGGTTTGTTGTCAGACATGCAAAGCAGTGGTTAGTTATTGATCTTCTTAAGTCATCAAAATTCTGTGTGGTTTAACTCTGCCAGAACGAGGTGAGGCCTAGAGGAGACCCCTCCCCACAGCGCGAGACCCGCCGCATCCGAGGCTGTGTGGTCCGCGGGACACACCCTGGCGCGGCCGGGTGGGCCGTCTGCCCAGGCAGCGGCGGAGCCGCCTGGTCCAGGAGCCACGGCGCAGAACTGCGGGGCATGTGGGGGTTAGCACGTCCTGACGCTGCCCCCTCGGCCCGCAGGCTCCCACCCTGTGGCCAGGTACCTGGGCTCCGTGGACTACAGGTACAACAACTTCTTCCAGGACCTGGCCTGGAGAGACCTGTTCAacaagctggaggcccagagcGCTGGTGAGGCCCGGGCCTCGCCGcctgctccagccctggcccagccatGCCACACCACCCCACCTTGGTGTCCAcagccccactcccctcccacccacgtCCCAGCCCATCCACGACCCCACACCCCTCACCTCCACTCCACCGTGCCCCATTAGAATGGGGGTTGTACTGCTGTCCTGAGGCGAGACTGGAGAGCTGTGTGCCTCCCTCCCGGCCACAGCGGTCCCTGAGCTACAGGGGGCGAGGGGTCAGTGGACAGCCTCAGCCGGGACGCTGAGGCTGGATCTAACCAGAGGCTAGATCCTGGGGCAGGGCTCTTCAGGATTTGG
This is a stretch of genomic DNA from Camelus ferus isolate YT-003-E chromosome 6, BCGSAC_Cfer_1.0, whole genome shotgun sequence. It encodes these proteins:
- the PACS2 gene encoding phosphofurin acidic cluster sorting protein 2 isoform X5, giving the protein MAERGRLGLAGPPAALNTPVPMNLFATWEVDGSSPSCVPRLCSLTLKKLVVFKELEKELISVVIAVKMQGSKRILRSHEIVLPPSGHVETDLALTFSLQYPHFLKREGNKLQIMLQRRKRYKNRTILGYKTLAAGSINMAEVMQHPSEGGQVLGLCSDIKEASVKVAEIWIFSLSSQPIDHEDSTMQAGPKAKSTDNYSEEEYESFSSEQEASDDAVQGQDLDEDDFDVGKPKKQRRSLVRTTSMTRQQNFKQKVVALLRRFKVSDEVLDSEQDPAEHVPEVEEDLDLLYDTLDMEHPSDSGPDMEDDDSVLSTPKPKLRPYFEGLSHSSSQTEIGSTHSARSQKEPPSPADVPERTRALGGKQPSDSISDSVAHSAPPAGEQPAQPEESPEVETPALDVFTEKLPPSGRITKTESLVIPSTRSEGKQAGRRGRSTSLKERQPARPQNERANSLDNERCPDTRSHLQIPRKTVYDQLNHILISDDQLPENIILVNTSDWQGQFLSDVLQRHTLPVVCTCSAADVQAAFSTIVSRIQRYCNCNSQPPTPVKIAVAGAQHYLSAILRLFVEQLSHKTPDWLGYMRFLVIPLGSHPVARYLGSVDYRYNNFFQDLAWRDLFNKLEAQSAVQDTPDIVSRITQYISGANCAHQLPIAEAMLTYKQKRRKNLHFDFTLSPDEESSQKFIPFVGVVKVGIVEPSSATSGDSDDAAPSGSSALSSTPPSTSPAAKEASPTPPSSPSVSGGLSSPRSAGCPAAARLRPRPPCP
- the PACS2 gene encoding phosphofurin acidic cluster sorting protein 2 isoform X1; its protein translation is MAERGRLGLAGPPAALNTPVPMNLFATWEVDGSSPSCVPRLCSLTLKKLVVFKELEKELISVVIAVKMQGSKRILRSHEIVLPPSGHVETDLALTFSLQYPHFLKREGNKLQIMLQRRKRYKNRTILGYKTLAAGSINMAEVMQHPSEGGQVLGLCSDIKEASVKVAEIWIFSLSSQPIDHEDSTMQAGPKAKSTDNYSEEEYESFSSEQEASDDAVQGQDLDEDDFDVGKPKKQRRSLVRTTSMTRQQNFKQKVVALLRRFKVSDEVLDSEQDPAEHVPEVEEDLDLLYDTLDMEHPSDSGPDMEDDDSVLSTPKPKLRPYFEGLSHSSSQTEIGSTHSARSQKEPPSPADVPERTRALGGKQPSDSISDSVAHSAPPAGEQPAQPEESPEVETPALDVFTEKLPPSGRITKTESLVIPSTRSEGKQAGRRGRSTSLKERQPARPQNERANSLDNERCPDTRSHLQIPRKTVYDQLNHILISDDQLPENIILVNTSDWQGQFLSDVLQRHTLPVVCTCSAADVQAAFSTIVSRIQRYCNCNSQPPTPVKIAVAGAQHYLSAILRLFVEQLSHKTPDWLGYMRFLVIPLGSHPVARYLGSVDYRYNNFFQDLAWRDLFNKLEAQSAVQDTPDIVSRITQYISGANCAHQLPIAEAMLTYKQKRRKNLHFDFTLSPDEESSQKFIPFVGVVKVGIVEPSSATSGDSDDAAPSGSSALSSTPPSTSPAAKEASPTPPSSPSVSGGLSSPSQGVGAELMGLQVDYWTAAQPADRKRDADKKDPPTTKNTLKCTFRSLQVSRLPSSGEAAATPTMSMTVVTKEKNKKVMFLPKKTKDKDVESKSQCIEGISRLICTAKHQQNMLRVLIDGVEWSDVKFFQLAAQWSSHVKHFPICIFGHSKSTF
- the PACS2 gene encoding phosphofurin acidic cluster sorting protein 2 isoform X2 — translated: MAERGRLGLAGPPAALNTPVPMNLFATWEVDGSSPSCVPRLCSLTLKKLVVFKELEKELISVVIAVKMQGSKRILRSHEIVLPPSGHVETDLALTFSLQYPHFLKREGNKLQIMLQRRKRYKNRTILGYKTLAAGSINMAEVMQHPSEGGQVLGLCSDIKEASVKVAEIWIFSLSSQPIDHEDSTMQAGPKAKSTDNYSEEEYESFSSEQEASDDAVQGQDLDEDDFDVGKPKKQRRSLQQNFKQKVVALLRRFKVSDEVLDSEQDPAEHVPEVEEDLDLLYDTLDMEHPSDSGPDMEDDDSVLSTPKPKLRPYFEGLSHSSSQTEIGSTHSARSQKEPPSPADVPERTRALGGKQPSDSISDSVAHSAPPAGEQPAQPEESPEVETPALDVFTEKLPPSGRITKTESLVIPSTRSEGKQAGRRGRSTSLKERQPARPQNERANSLDNERCPDTRSHLQIPRKTVYDQLNHILISDDQLPENIILVNTSDWQGQFLSDVLQRHTLPVVCTCSAADVQAAFSTIVSRIQRYCNCNSQPPTPVKIAVAGAQHYLSAILRLFVEQLSHKTPDWLGYMRFLVIPLGSHPVARYLGSVDYRYNNFFQDLAWRDLFNKLEAQSAVQDTPDIVSRITQYISGANCAHQLPIAEAMLTYKQKRRKNLHFDFTLSPDEESSQKFIPFVGVVKVGIVEPSSATSGDSDDAAPSGSSALSSTPPSTSPAAKEASPTPPSSPSVSGGLSSPSQGVGAELMGLQVDYWTAAQPADRKRDADKKDPPTTKNTLKCTFRSLQVSRLPSSGEAAATPTMSMTVVTKEKNKKVMFLPKKTKDKDVESKSQCIEGISRLICTAKHQQNMLRVLIDGVEWSDVKFFQLAAQWSSHVKHFPICIFGHSKSTF